The Venturia canescens isolate UGA chromosome 4, ASM1945775v1, whole genome shotgun sequence genomic interval TTGAGGGTATCGTCGTGATTCAGTGGTTGAGACGAACAATCGAACAAAAGATGGCTTCGGTACACGTTACGAATAAGTGCAGGAACGTGACATTCGGCCACGAAGAGCAATGTATATAATGCATCCGTCATATCCTATAACTGGCGGAGAAGCGATGCCATTTCTCTACCCGTTAATGACAATTATTGAACTAATTTGAGCGCTTTCAGCGTGATACGATGTCGGAGCGATTCTATCGACAACGACCGGATGTAGCCGGGAGCAATGTGATGGTTCTCTTTAGTAGAATCTCCTGAACAACCGAATTGGTCATTCCCAGGCTTTTGCGAATCGGTTCGTCCAGTGCTTGGCGGACCAACGAACTTTGCTGAATTTATCCATATCCAAAACGTACTGCTATGCTCCGGTCACTGGTAGCCATAATTGCTGGAAAATCAATTAGATACAGAACATTGTGCAGGCAACTTCCACAAACGATGAAACTGACGGGATCCAAGTGCTCGAGTGTGTTGGTTGAATGATCAAAATGGCTAATTTGTTACGTACCTGTAACTATTGATATAGCTATTCCTTAAAATTGCTACCATTTGGTACAATTATCCTGTTTCAAACTCAATCAACCTGGTGGAAACGGATCGAAATTACTTTTTCACCGGATGGTGAATAGGCTCCCTTCATTATGTTCCCGATTCAATGTATGATCAACTTGAGATTGAAACGTTTCACTGGAAATGTTTAGAATAGAAGAATTATCAAGTGTGGAATTTCAGGAGCTGGGTAATTGGCAACTTCAGGTCATTTACTTCTACGAATTTGTCTATGTCTGTACACACCTGTCACACGAACTCAAGTTTTCTCATATGTAATTCGTACAAACTCACTTTGGTGACGTTGAGAGCTGAATGATTTAATATGTCTCTGAATTTTTTACTGCTACTCCGAGCCCTTGCAGTCTATAATTGAGTTGCTCTGCACAAATACTTGAGCGAATGCGAACAAGGGTTGGAAAACCATCTTCTGATTGCCAGTAGTCTTTCATCTAGAGTGGTCGAATTCTGGTTGCAGTAATTACGTGAATGGTACAACAGAAGTTCATGATTGGTCTTGAAGAGTCACCTGCATAGACAGCTGATTATAATTATCGTTGTTTTATGTTCAGGAATGTGTCTGATCATGCCTGGAAAATCATGACAACGTGATATTCGTATTGACAAGTTGATATGCATTTTACCTTCtggcagaattttttttctcttttgtagGATTTCTAATGCAAGCTTCTCTCCATTCACActgcatttgaaaatttcgtgtGCCGGTCACTGAAACGAGTTTTCCCCGATGGAAAAGGTGCCCCAAATCAACGCTCGTTAGCGAAGTCGATTGTCATCTTCAGAAAATGGTCCACATCAATATTCAGAAGGAATCGATGATTCAACGACGACATCGCCATGGGGAAGTGGAATCGAGAAAACTATGTCATCGGTTTCCTTTTGGTGAGCtggacaaaaaatatattgattaAACACCGCACGCTATTGTCAATACGATGCAGAGTAACGCATTGAAATAACGATCAAATTGGTGGCATATTTATTCTTTGTATAATTCCAAAACAGAGGTCTAGTTTTCGATAAATGGATTTAGTAGCTTTGAAAATATTACGAATTTCGGGTTGAAAATTGGATTCCCCAAACCATATcaatcaatttcgtgaaatatttaattttcttattgGAAAATACGGAATATTCTCCCACTACTATTCGATTAAAGTGATAATAAAGTTCTTCTCACTTTTGGAATAAAACTCATGATAAACTTAAGATTCCACTTAAACCCGACAATGTCGTGTTTCACTAACTTTGATGCCATGTACTTTCAGTATGCGCGGAAGTTgccaaaacatttttattcaacgatGGACGACAGAAAAACCACGAGAATAAGATATCGTGACTGcaatcaaatttgaaaaatgattttatcaaatttgagTATTCCTAACCAGACCAAAAAGTCATTTGAGACACCTCAATTAAATCATTAAATTCTCAACAACTGGAATATCGAAGGACTGAATGCTGCAGCCAGCAAGTTGTACGTTCGTGAATGGCTTTGCAATAATTTCGATGTAGACATCAGAAGCGAACCGATGAGAAGATTTGAATGATGTGGGAGGTTAAAATAGCAATAGACAAGGTAAGATTGAGTTTTAAATACTGATGCTTTATTTTATATAAAGTATTGTATAAATGTATAAACGCTATAAATACGTGGTATCTATCTATGGTGGTGGTGGGGTGCTAGTAGTGATCGCATAGAAAGGGTATGACGAGGGCGGGCGGGGTCGGGGGCCGGCGGCGGCGCGCCTTCTATGTACATTCATTCACTCACGGGAACGGCTGACCTACCATAATCTACCGGTCTCCTTCACATAACACGGGTACTTGTATGTAtatgcatgtatatatatatacgtccATACTAAAGACACATTGCGTTGGCTCTGCATTTTATGTACttgatatatatatgtgtgaaGAAGTAGTAGGTATAGTaatagtatatatatatatatttgtgtatatatatataaatatatatatagaagaCATATGCATGGACGAGTATgtaataataatatgtatGCTTGGGTGCGGCAGTGAGTATAACAACTGTGAGGAAACTTGGGTTTCCTCAACAAGGGATAGTATATGTGAGTGAGAGCGTCGGCCTACAAAAGATGGAAGATGTAAGAGAATTGGAAGTGTCGAGATGCAAGCGAGTGGATTGTTCAGAAAACAGAAGAATCAGCTCGGTTGTGTATCGACCATAGAAGCGGCAAAGCTTGTCCTATGACTGGGCTCATGACGGAGCTTATCGCGTAATCTTCTCGATGTTGATGAGAAGTCCGCTCGATTTACGAGATTCGTATATGAACATACGATCGAGCCGTAGTAGCGCACTGTCGCTGCACGATATCGCGGTTGCGGTCTCACGATGAAGTGTAAAATTTACTAGATATTCCCACGAGATGATGATTTCTCTTGGGGTGGGTAATGGGAACCGCTTGATCGCGCCTCGCCAGGCACTGGTCGAATTGTTTGTTAAACACGTATCTCATTGTCTCTCGCGGTATGATCACGTGATGTTAGGATGATTGGACGAGCAATTAGATGATTCTGACGGAGTGTCCGACTGACTACTCTATATAGCTGCCATGCTCCGAGGTTGGACGAAGCTCCGACGTTGGTAACGCGTTCGCTGACCGGTATGACCGTGGTGGGTTTGCCGCCGTCGCCGAGCCGAGATCGCTGGGGTCTAAGACCGTCTTACCACTTGTGGATGGGGGCGGGGATGATAGCTCCGTGGGAGCCGAGACCGGCGTGGATGGCGCCAGATGGTCCGTTGATCACAGCAACTCCGGCGTCGTGTCCGCCAATACCACCGGCAATACCGGGGCCTCCTCCTCCGATGACAGCGATGGCACCAGCACCACCGAATCCACCACCAAGACCTCCGAATCCACCTCcgggagcagcagcagcagcggagCCAGAGCTACCGTCGTCACCGTTGATTCCACCGGATCCGGCGTAGAAAGCGACTCCACCGTAGCTGGGTCCAACGAGGTTAGCGGTAGCCTGGGATGGTCCTACGAGGGTGGCGGTTCCTTGGGATGGTCCTACGAGGGTGGATGGGCCAGCAGCGGGTCCAACAAGGCTGGATGGTCCGGTACGGGGTCCTCCAACGGATTTGGCTCCCTCTTGGGGTCCTACGAGGTCAGATGGGCCAGACTGGGGTCCTACGTTGGCCTTGGGTCCCTCAGCGGGTCCAATGTCGGACCTTCCACCGGTAACTCCTACGAAACCGCAACGATTCGTTACTCACTCTTCAAGTGTCTACATCCGTTCGGACACCGAAATATCGATTATACTAACCACCAGATACGATTTGTTGGACTCCCGCGGCACCAGCAGCGGCAGCAGCACCAGCAGCGTAGCTGGCACCAAGACCACCGGATCCCAAGCTAGCGGCACCACCCTGGAGGGAGGCAGCGGTACCAGCTCCAGCGGCGAGACCACCGCTAAGTCCGGCTCCGTGTCCGTATCCACCATATCCGTAACCGCCTCCGTGACCACCACCGTATCCACCGTGGGCGATACCAGCGCGCGCCGTCGCTACGGCCAGACAAGCGAAAACAATCTGGAAAAATCGAGAGGATTCCCTCCATTTATTCGACTCCCATTTCTCTTGTTACCAAAACTTCGGATACATGTATATTCTGAgcgttttcatcgttttttttttttttttttttttttaaattttctcgaCGTTCGTAATACTACCGGACTAAGGCACAAGAATCGAATTACGGAAGCTAAAGTATCAGACTCATGAACAATCATCGTACAGACGTAATATACGGGATACTAGCGTTGCTCTATGAGCGAGTTACTCGACGCGGCACCGATTACAGACTAGAGAAGTGTGCGCGCGCGAGCTCGAGACCCCAGGAAGCATAACCGCGTTGGCTTTCACTTTCAATGGGAGCGCGCTGCACGCGGTATGCAAGTATATGTTGCACTCGACAACAGAGGTAGGAAGAAACTGAGAAGCTAATGCGAAATTGCCATTCTCGAAGTATCCCCCGAAGGTATACTGCCGATcatattgaacgaaaaaatccaCTTTTATATATCGAACGCGAGTGCAGCACGCGAACTGGATCGAGATGCAAACGCGAGTTTAAACATTCCCAATTCCGGTGACATTAAATCGTTGTGTCACGCAAAACGAGTTCAGAGACTACGACTTGATGGTAAAACTCGAAAATGGACTAGTTGCTAGGGTGAAATGACTTTTCCGAGGCCCGATCCAAACGTAACCGTCGATATGCCGTAATATTTCGTAATTGGACCGAGATTCCCCCCATCGATTGCATTTTCGAATGGCTTACTATTTTCTCAGTTAGTCCGAGCCACGATTCCATATTTGGCGGGGAAAAGACATCGCGAAACAGGCTTAATCGCCGTTCTTCGATCCACCGAGAATTTCTATCTCACTTTATATTATGTTGCGTGAAAAACAGGCTCGCATATTTGTGCTTTTCTGTACTCGATTCAactaaatgaaataaaacttgatCAACTAAACGAGCACTTAAGGTGTGCCAGCGTAATAGCCAACGGCAGGACTCGCTACGCAACTCTATTTGTGGCTCCTTATAATTAATTGGATAACTAAAAAAGTTCCCAATCACTCCGTACATCTTTTCGTTTTCCGCGTTAAACATTTCAGACTTTAACCGGTCGATTATGCAAGAACGATCgagttttttgttctttcggttttattttttcccgaTGATCCGCAAATTGAAATTGACGATTTCGAAAAACCTTCGGCCACCCGCAACCGGTACAATGCAATTACCGATCTTCCCGCATGTTCCGAGAATCAGCCCGAGCTGTTCGAACCCAAGAGTTTGCTGAACGAGATTTAGAAAGGAAGTTTTGAGCGTTCAACGAGCCCGATCGAGGCAAACAGTGCTTCGGATTTATCTAGGTTCCGCTAATGTGACGATCGCGAACCAAAGTCTTCTCGAACGTATGTGTAGCTGCACTCACGATACTCTTTACTTGGACTGTTACTAGAGCGAAACACACGTCGCCGTGAATAAATTCGAGTTGATATGAGAATCGAGAGCAGGTAAAAATGCcgtgaaaaaactcgaaatgacgaaaaaaatggcttttcGTTTACAACTCTAATAGAAATCGTGATACATCACCGACTTTTTCTAACGAGATTATCGTACCAGTGATTGTGCATTAATGAACGTGAGTTTAATCGAGAACAACCAGTTTGCTGGAGAAAGATGACTCGATATTGTAATAGCAACCGGTTTGCGAGACTACCGTTCGAGCGCTTTCCTCGATTGATCGCGAGGGAGTGCCGAGTTTGTGAATGAAAAGTCGTAAAAACGTAGGTTAATGAAAGCAAATGTGAAGATGATTCTTTAGCGGCCAGAGTTTTATAATATTTGacattgaatgaaaatagagATATttaatgagcaatttgaatatttggaaAGACCAGAGCTGCGTGAATGTTGTTGATCGCAATCCAGTGCATGATGAGTATCAGGAAAAACTCGGAATAAAGAATGTGCATTGAAAAGTCGAAAAGATTCGCAAACTTGAGAAGTATTCcaagggaaaataaaaaaatgtcatttcgcATAATaccgaaaatataaaaatgatcaaTTCGAAGAAACTTCGAATTACGGATGAGAAATagtgaaattatttcaaaaggaATAGAGTCAAAAAGATCATTAatgaaatgtaaaatgaatttgaatgaGAGAACTGAATATTTGGCCAGAGATGAAGAGCCTCTGAGAGGACACCCTACAAACCACCCTGATATACTCACAAAGCACTTCATGTTTGGTGTGTGTTTGGTGGGTTGGTAGTCCAGTGAATGACTGACTTGGGCTGGGTCGACGGGCCTTATATACGCCCAAGTCTACACTCTGGCCACCGCTCCACAATCACCATCCTTTCGAAAGCCATGCTCTCCTCCACCCTCCTCCTCCCCCAGAAAAAACTATAATCCTCCGGTTGCAATGAACGGTGGTCGTTCCAGACTTCATGCgttcgagagagagaaagagacaccGAGTAAGAGTAGTGCAAGGCAAGGGGAGGGTCGCGGACAGACGGGGTAGTGGCTCTCCGTAGGCAGAGTTAGGTGGTAGGCAAGTATATACATTGGGTAAAGCATGTAGACAAGCTAAGCAAAAGCGAAAAGGCCTTAGCTACCAACCGCCCGCCGCCCATTCGCCCGGCTAGGAGTCGTCGTCGTCTCGGCTAAATCTCTCGCCActgatctctctctctctctctattcctAACTAACTAATATTTCCATCTTTATTTTCCTCTCGTATGAGATCGCGCTCGCGCGGCTATAGCAACAGCAGAAAAGACTCCAGGATAGTTGGTACCAAGTGCACCAGGCACCTGGTCACCTACGATACTCTCGCGGGCGTGGTGCGTTCGCTCGTTTCGCCTGTCGTTCCAACTCCATTCGTCTATGGACGAACAATTTTCACTCTTCGACGATGATCCAGTTACCAAAAGTCGTATTTCCAAAACTTAAGGTTTTAAACAAAGTTACTATTAAGGGAGTATCAAGCTGTGGCTTATTAGCGGAGGATTTTGCCAGAGACTTCGATCGTGACATCTAAAGTCACGAATGTTTGCTCAATCCATCTCTACTGAAGGTTATTTTCAGGATGGGGACCCAATTCTTCTTCACTGTTTGCACCCATAGCATTCGTGCGGATTCTCGTCCTGGTTTCGTCACATTTTACTGCCACCCGGGGCAGAAGCACTTTTGACTCTACAAATTTGCGTTTCAATTGCAGcccaatgatttttgaaaatctataaaaagaacattttgcaaaaaCATTACTCGCCATATGGGCTGCTCGATAAAATCTGAAATTAGGGCGACCAACATCCGAGCTGACGACATATAGTCGAGCATTACACTCTTTCACTCTGTCTGTGACTAAACTCCGTGAAATATATGAGTTTAGCGGCAACATTTGGATGGTAATTGCACAATGTCtgtagatttttttctcctcatctTTACAGAAATTAGATGCGTCAAAAAAATAGATAACCACACAGCACAAAGTCACGAATCGTCttgaaaaagcttttttgCTGTATAAAATTCTACCATAAGAATCAGGTGGCATTTTTGGTGACGTATTCAAAGTTATAAAAGTGTAAGAAACTGTGAAAAGTGAGCTAATTCTGTCGGATTAAGGGGGCACTAAAATAAGAGGTCTTGCTATCCTCGCTCGTATGAAGATTCCGTGCTATCAGTAATAATTTACGAGACACAACCGCTTTGATACTAAAGTAAGCATCAATCTACATGTTTATACTTGTGTATACATATAGAGCATGGTCATAACAAAGTTTTGAACAAACTCGGGGAGCAAAGTTTGCCGAATCGCCAGGATCGCTTTGAAACTTGAGGTCACACTCAGCACATCCCGGGGTCCTTAGTTCGCCACCTGGAAACTCATGCTCCTGCTCGAATGTGTACATCGTATGAGAATGATGCTGCAGTCTAATTTCACTTTTCAAGGGTCTTCAATGTGTTTTCGTTTCGGGGATTACTCTTCAATAATGGCATGAAAATGCAGCCCAAAATGCCAGCAGTTGATATGAACGGATGAGGATTTTGGCTCAAAGTTTTAAGGTCGTTTGCGCCTTTCATCGTTTCATCGAGCTATCATTCTTTCGTAATGGCTTTTCATAAATTATTCAGTGTCATCGTTAAATGTTTATCAGGTTTGAATCGAGTTACCCCGAGCGATATAACCGAAAGGTGATCGCTGAATGGCCTCAGGAAACTTCAATCACTTTTTCAACACGAATTTCTCGTCGGCAGCTCACTGTCTTTCTCTTTTAAACTATTTCCATCTGCACCTCTGCTGCATATCTGTATCTTTTTACCTATTACTGCAACCTACCAATTTGAGCTTCGAATCGTCTTACCGAAGCAATTTTAAAACGGTGTCGATCAGTTTAAATGCTCGGCGATCGAAGGGcctaaaaatttttatctgcaGAAAATTCTCATTCGTTATAGAGAAGCAACACTTGGATGATTGTTGGATATTTTTCAAGACTCCACGATTATTTCCAGCTTCGAATCACTAATATTCCCACCACCAATCTGTGAGGGAATGGAATGAGAGtttgaaaaggaaatatcTTTTCCACCCTGGAGTGATAAGATCGAGTAATAGCAAAGGAAATCCTTGAAGCGAATTTCGCATAAAAATATCTCCGCCCATTGAGCTTACGTAATAATCCAAACGTACGGATATTCGCAACAGAAAACTCATTATTCCGATATCTGCAAACCCGCTTAATCAAAGACACTTCAAAGCGAATTATTGTCAAAGAAATTCTGAcctaagaataaaaaaagcccgatctttcgaatttttttccaagataTTGCTTTTTCCTCATTTATTTCGTTCCAAGTAGTGTGCGCGTCGAAACTTTTAACGTATGCATATGTGaacttgtattttttcaaacgttcaGCATCGCCTTTATGCATGTATACGTAGAAAGTGAAAGCCATTATATTCGCTAGCTGCTGGTGTGCGAGGGGGTCGTGCGAAAAATTCCTCCCACCGTCAATCGTCCAATCGAGCTCTCGCGGGCGCGGATCTTTTTCATCCCGGCCATGACCGGTTTGAATATAAGATACGTCGTCGAACAGACTCGAGTCTCATTTGCCTTCACCCCGAAGAGAGCAAGTACCGATAGAGAGGCTGCGCGCTCGCCATTAATAAATGTAtcgatatatttatgtataaatATCGGTGTCTGAGCATGGAACGGTAACTACGGTCGGAGTGTACgcgtgtgtgtacgtgtgttATCAACCAAAAGCGATTCCAGGTCGAAAGCTGAGTTTTCCTGAGGTAAACTAGTTTTTCCTGGAATTGAGTTTGGATGGTGGCATTCGTATGAGTTGGACGAAGCTATCGCTCTATGCTCTGCAACCGATAGTATCAATACAGTTTGGCTGATATTGGATCATTTGAATTCTCGGTTAAAACGAATAAAGAATCTCGAGTTGTTTTAATTAAATGATCATCAATTAAGAGTCCCGCTTTTATCGTCGTGACGTGAACATGCAAAAATATTCGTACCCTCCCACGAATTAGATAATATTGGAAAACgcttacgaaaaaaatgagaaaactaAGTCAATtatcgaaacgaaaaaacgaacgtGGATGATTGCGAGTGGATTTTCGACGAAATATTCTACTGACGGAATGGACCATTGAAAAATAGCCTGTTTTATCTCTGATTAATCGACCGAGGGTTACaggcaacgaaaaaaaagcatgttaaaataataaaaatatttcacattgTTTGGCAGCCTCGAGATCGGAATTTCGCGTTATTCAATCGGAGTTTATTTGTGAGCTTGGTAAACTCCGTATCTCCGTGCAATCGGAAATTCGTATTCGCTCAGCGTGTACATcgataaaaagataaaacaCCAAAAATTCATAGCCATTCGGTAGGTTGTTAATATATCGGATCTCTTGTCTTTGGCGAGTGTGCGAGATGATATGCAGCGCGTGGTTTCGATAAACCAACTTTCTAGGTGGAAATTATAACTGGTTTGCTATATAGTACATCCAGCGAGATCGTGACACCCCATACACACTAGCATCTCGTTAGGCCGCCGCGCTGTTAGAAATAAAGTCGTTTGTAAACTGGTACGGCGTAGCGCGCTCTGTTCTTGCGGGAGGGAGggccgggggggggggggggggggcaggggACAGGCGGCGTCGCCGATTTTATATCTGCAAACGCATTTCTATCGAGCGCACACTTGCGTGCGTCAGCGAGCTCGCGCGTGGGCTcagttaatttttttacctCGAAATTGCTGAGAaatggaacattttttctggCGTTACGTTCACGATCCTCGGTAACCTTGCTAAACATGCGGTCAGCGAAGCTCCAGCAACTGCACTTGATGCCTGTGCATGAAAAGTCGATCGTTACCGAATTGAACGGGCTCCGGAAAATGTTGTTCCCTTCTACAGGCGAAAAATTCtcgagaaataatgaaattcgatcAACGAGTCAATGCACCGATCGCGCTCTGCCTTCTGTTTGacgattcgaataatttttctcatccAACCTGCTGAAGAAAAACTGTTCAAGCTTTAACGACGCATTGCTTCACTGGCCGTTTAACATTCTTcgggtttattatttttagcaATTTTTTCAGGATCTCGATGAGAAATCGGATGCAAAAAATGGTGTGTTACATTAATGAAAGCGCAGTACAGTTACTCGTTCTCTATTCAAGTTTTCGATCAAGTGTTCTCATTAAACTTCGATAAGCTGACCGTGATTGAGGCATTGGGAAAAAATAAGGCAAAAGGATAGAACAAAAATTTGcgagaaactttcaataaagaaaaattcttatgtttttttcgttcccgatctaatagaatgacatgtacgCTCCAGGATAACAGATAAGACGCATGTGGTCCGGAGCTGATATTGCTCACTCTACCGGAAACTATCACGCGAACATGTAGCCCAAATGCGGCTGCAGAGGGACGGAGAGATACGAAtctggagaaagagagaaaagaaggatggaaaaagaggaagagagagagagagggcacGGAGATATTCGCCGATTGTGTGGGCGATGAGATCTCCTCGAGACTATATGAGCAGCCCAGCTTCGAGGCGAAAGTCCAATATATCTTGGTGCATATCAATTACAATTTCCAGACAGTTTATCGCTTGATAACTACTGCGGTATCTCCTATGAGAGAACTGGAAAGTGAATGCATAATCGGtttaattattatcattataatCGCCATTTTCGTGCGTTCgtatgaagagaaaaaacgttcaattgAAATTCCATTGAAGAAATATCTTCTGCAGTATTGCACGAATAATACAACCTATGATTTCGACACGAAGATATTTTTTCCCACAGATAACAGCGGCAGTTCGAAACTGTCACTAATCAAATTATTAGAAGTGCGAGTAAACAGGTAACGACGGTAAAAGCTAAAACTTCCCGTAATTAGCGACACTGCAATTTTACAGTTTCTTTCGACACGTATTCGGATTAATGCACgcggaaaacttttttttaaggcGACATATGTATTTTCGATAAGTGGCATACACGCTCATTAATGCGATatctaaaaagaaaaaataaagaaaaaaaaaaaatagtcccATAAGGTTATATATTCGCTTTCCAGTCTCCTTAAATGGATTGCAGGGATAGCCGAGGACTAGGTAACGCGAGTCATAGTTATTAGGAGAAAGAGTAAGACACGAGGTGAAAAACTACGAGGGCAagagaaaacgaaacgaagaaataaaaaatcaactaTTCGCTATAGAAAGTTTCCCCTCGgtatgtcatttttttcttgctctaATTTTAACACACACACTTTCAGACACGAACATTATACAGTTTAAAAGGTGCATATTTCCACGTACATAGACGCATGTGACGCGCAAAAATCTGAACTTTATGAGAAGCGGAAGGAGGCCTGTGTTTTCCATACGATTTGAACAGCTCTTATATTAACATGTAAAGCCTGCCTTTTACACATGTTCGAATATGAACACATATATCTGCACATACATGAGGCTTATACATAGGAAGTAATGGAGAGGGAAGGAGTCGACACGCTTGCATTGCAGCTCACAGTGGAGACATTCCGTCTGTAGTCAGACGACTGTGATCTTCGGTCTGGGTCAGGAGTGCCTCGGTGTGCAATCGTGAGCGCGCGCGGTCAAGGCTGAATCTTCATCTCGTGTTTTATTAGAAATCTCGTGACTGGCTGATGCG includes:
- the LOC122409380 gene encoding spidroin-1-like, producing the protein MKCFIVFACLAVATARAGIAHGGYGGGHGGGYGYGGYGHGAGLSGGLAAGAGTAASLQGGAASLGSGGLGASYAAGAAAAAGAAGVQQIVSGGVTGGRSDIGPAEGPKANVGPQSGPSDLVGPQEGAKSVGGPRTGPSSLVGPAAGPSTLVGPSQGTATLVGPSQATANLVGPSYGGVAFYAGSGGINGDDGSSGSAAAAAPGGGFGGLGGGFGGAGAIAVIGGGGPGIAGGIGGHDAGVAVINGPSGAIHAGLGSHGAIIPAPIHKW